AGCGTGCAGGCCATCGAGGGTAAACATCGGGGGGAACGGAATGCTGGCCACTCCGGAACCGAAACGCGCCTGTAGCTCCGCAAGATGATGTGCCTCATGCGCATCGCCCAAAGTCGCGGTGCGCGCCAGCAGTTCATCATCGCGCGGTGCCGCTGGCCCCCAGCCGAGCTTGGCGTCAAAGGCCCTCAGCAGGGCGTATTCACAGCGTGCCGCGGACGCGAGATCCGAAGCGCTGTAGACCACCCGGTCGTCGAGGACGAACACTCGATCACTGTAGGTGTTGGCACCGACGAACGGGCCCTACTGCCCGGCCTGTTGCACCTTTTCCACGCCAGTTCCGTTCCAGCGGAACGACACCACGCTCTCCAGCCCAGGAATGCCGTTGGAGAAGTTCAGTACCACGGTGTCCAGGGTGCTCGCCGACAAGTCGATGGCGTTGTAGCCATACGTGTCGGGTACGCCGTGCGAGATCACACCGCCGAGGTGGAAGAACACCGCGCGGGTGGGAGGCTGGGGTTCGTGCGTATCCGCCGCGACGATGATGGCCGAGAGCGGTGCGCACTTGTTGTAATTGCCCGCCACCGGCACCGAGTTCCACTTGGCCTCGCTGTTGGGCCCGGGGGGCAGCAGGGCGATGGCCGACACGACGGCCGGGTCCTTCAAGTTCACCGCGCAGTCGTCCGTGGTCGACGGAGGCGGTTTGGGCTTGGTGGTCGATCCCGGTAGCACGGGAGACGGTGACGGGGACGCGATGGTGTTGGTGGGGGTCTTGGACACCGTGCTGTCGCCGCCGGTGCACGCGCAGGCGAGCATCAGCACAGTCGCCGAGGCCGACAGTGTTCTCGCCAGAACCATCCTTCGCACGGCCCAGCACACTACCGATATTTATGCGCTGCGCCATGGAGGCGGGAGTCCTGCCTATATGCGCCTACACTTCATACCGTCATGACCTCTACAGATGCTTCGCCGAACAACACAGCGCCGGACACGGACGAGTCGCCCGTGCAAACAGCCGACACCACGGTCACCTTCGCCGACCTGCAGATCGCCCCGGCGGTGCTGCGTGCGGTGTCCGATGTCGGGTACGAGACGCCCTCGGCGATCCAGGCTGCCACCATCCCACCGCTGCTGGCGGGCTCGGATGTGGTGGGTCTCGCTCAGACCGGAACCGGAAAGACCGCGGCGTTCGCCATCCCGGTGCTGTCGAAAATCGATCTGACCTCTAAGAACACCCAGGCGTTGGTGCTGGCTCCGACGCGCGAGCTGGCCCTGCAGGTAGCCGAGGCGTTCGGTCGGTACGGGGCACACATGCCCAAACTGAACGTGCTGCCGATCTACGGCGGCCAGTCCTACGTGGTGCAGCTGGCCGGCCTCAAGCGCGGCGCGCAGGTGGTGGTCGGCACGCCGGGGCGCGTCATCGACCACCTGGAGCGCGGGACCCTCGACCTGTCACACCTGGATTACCTGGTTCTGGACGAGGCCGACGAGATGCTCACCATGGGGTTCGCCGAGGATGTCGAGCGCATCCTGGCCGACACCCCCGAGTACAAGCAGGTCGCGCTGTTCTCGGCCACCATGCCCACCACCATCCGGCGGCTCACCAAGAAGTATCTGCACGATCCCGTCGAGATCGCCGTGGAGGCCAAAACCAAGACGGCCGAGAATATTTCGCAGCGATTCATCCAGGTCGCCGGTCCACGCAAGATGGACGCGCTGACCCGGATCCTGGAGGTCGAGCCCTTCGAGGCGATGATCGTGTTCGTCAGGACCAAGCAGGCCACCGAGGAGGTGGCCGAAAAACTCAAGGCGCGAGGGTTCGCGGCGGCCGCCATCAACGGCGACATCAATCAGTCGGTGCGTGAGCGCACGGTCAACGCCCTCAAGTCCGGCACCATCGACATCCTGGTGGCCACGGACGTGGCGGCACGCGGTCTGGATGTGGAACGCATCTCCCATGTGCTCAATTACGACATCCCGCACGACACCGAGTCCTACGTGCACCGCATCGGCCGGACGGGTCGCGCGGGACGGTCGGGTACCGCGGTGTTGTTCGTTTCTCCGCGTGAACGGCATCTGCTCAAGGCCATCGAGAAGGCCACCGGAGCCAAGCTCGCCGAGGAGCCGCTGCCGTCGGTCGAGGACGTCAACGCCCAGCGTGTGACGAAGTTCCGTGATGCGATCACCGCGGCGCTGTCGGCGCCCGAGATCGACGTGTTCCGCGGGATCGTCGCGGACTACGAACGCGAGAATGACGTGCCCATGGCCGATATCGCGGCCGCGCTGGCGGTGCAGTCGCGTGACGGCGAACAGTTCTTGTTGCAGCCCGATCCGCCGCGTGAACCGCGTCAGGAGCGCGGTGAGCGTCCTGAGCGGGGGCCCCGCGAGGCGCGACCCCGGACCCCTGGGTTGGCGACGTATCGCATCGCCGTCGGCAAGCGGCACAAGGTGGGACCGGGTGCCATCGTGGGAGCGATCGCCAACGAGGGCGGCTTGCACCGCAGTGATTTCGGGCACATCACCATCCGCCCCGATCACTCGCTTGTCGAGTTGCCCGCCAAGCTGTCGCCCAAGACGCTCAAGGCGCTGGAGAGCACGCGAATTTCGGGTGTACTCATCGAGCTGCGCCCCGCGGGCAGGCCCGATGGTGCGCGCCCCGAGCGCAAGTACCCGGACCGCAAGCGTCCCCATAAGGCAAACACCGAGTACAAACATACGGACCACAAACGTTCGGAGGCGAAGCGTCCCAAGCGGTCCCCGAAGAAGCCATGACGGCTGTCTCCCCAGCTGAAAGTGCCCCTGTCGTACACGCTTCCGGGCGGGTGGCTGCGCTCACCGGAGTGAGGGCGGTCGCCGCGACCCTGGTGGTGGCCACCCATGCGGCCTACAGCACGGGGAACTACGTGGTGGACGGGGTTTCTCCCTGGAAGGCCTATCTCCACTTGTTGCAGTCCCGCCTGGAGATCGGCGTGCCGATCTTCTTCGTGCTGTCCGGGTTTCTGCTGTTCCTGCCGTGGGTGCGGGCGGCCGCCGACGGCACCGCCTCACCCTCGGTGAAACGTTATGCCTGGCATAGGTTTCGGCGCATCATGCCTGCCTACTGGATTCTGGTCGCCATCGCGTACATCTGGTATCACATCCGTGACCAGTACCCGAACCCCGGACACACCTGGTTGGGGCTGCTACGTAACCTCACGCTCACCCAGATCTACACCTCCAATTACGGATATCGCTACATCCACCAGGGCATGACCCAGATCTGGAGCCTTGCCGTGGAAGCGGCGTTCTACGTGGCGCTGCCGGTGCTGGCGTGGCTGCTCGTCCAGAAACTGTGTGGTGGGCAGTGGCATCCGGTGCGGCTGCTGGTCGGCCTGGGTGGCCTGGCGTTGGTGACCCCGGTGTGGATGACGTTGGTGTACACCATCAGCGCT
The nucleotide sequence above comes from Mycobacteroides saopaulense. Encoded proteins:
- a CDS encoding acyltransferase family protein, giving the protein MTAVSPAESAPVVHASGRVAALTGVRAVAATLVVATHAAYSTGNYVVDGVSPWKAYLHLLQSRLEIGVPIFFVLSGFLLFLPWVRAAADGTASPSVKRYAWHRFRRIMPAYWILVAIAYIWYHIRDQYPNPGHTWLGLLRNLTLTQIYTSNYGYRYIHQGMTQIWSLAVEAAFYVALPVLAWLLVQKLCGGQWHPVRLLVGLGGLALVTPVWMTLVYTISAFPDGAKLWLPAYLSWFVGGMILSVLAVMGVRCYALVTVPLATICYLIVSTRIAGDPTTSPWALPQALTKSIFYVVIATLLVAPAGLGDTGWYVRFLSSRPMVWLGEISYELFLIHMILMEIVMVDLLHYHVYTGSVVIVFLVTMVVSVPASWLIHRTVQVLLAWGSRLRKSWAPRTR
- a CDS encoding DEAD/DEAH box helicase, whose amino-acid sequence is MTSTDASPNNTAPDTDESPVQTADTTVTFADLQIAPAVLRAVSDVGYETPSAIQAATIPPLLAGSDVVGLAQTGTGKTAAFAIPVLSKIDLTSKNTQALVLAPTRELALQVAEAFGRYGAHMPKLNVLPIYGGQSYVVQLAGLKRGAQVVVGTPGRVIDHLERGTLDLSHLDYLVLDEADEMLTMGFAEDVERILADTPEYKQVALFSATMPTTIRRLTKKYLHDPVEIAVEAKTKTAENISQRFIQVAGPRKMDALTRILEVEPFEAMIVFVRTKQATEEVAEKLKARGFAAAAINGDINQSVRERTVNALKSGTIDILVATDVAARGLDVERISHVLNYDIPHDTESYVHRIGRTGRAGRSGTAVLFVSPRERHLLKAIEKATGAKLAEEPLPSVEDVNAQRVTKFRDAITAALSAPEIDVFRGIVADYERENDVPMADIAAALAVQSRDGEQFLLQPDPPREPRQERGERPERGPREARPRTPGLATYRIAVGKRHKVGPGAIVGAIANEGGLHRSDFGHITIRPDHSLVELPAKLSPKTLKALESTRISGVLIELRPAGRPDGARPERKYPDRKRPHKANTEYKHTDHKRSEAKRPKRSPKKP
- a CDS encoding LppP/LprE family lipoprotein, with the translated sequence MVLARTLSASATVLMLACACTGGDSTVSKTPTNTIASPSPSPVLPGSTTKPKPPPSTTDDCAVNLKDPAVVSAIALLPPGPNSEAKWNSVPVAGNYNKCAPLSAIIVAADTHEPQPPTRAVFFHLGGVISHGVPDTYGYNAIDLSASTLDTVVLNFSNGIPGLESVVSFRWNGTGVEKVQQAGQ